GATCTCCTCGTAATCGCCCTTTGAAAATCCGGCGTTCCGTTCTTGGTCGCTAGATAGGAGACACTCCTCAGTTACAAGGATAAGACCATCACCACTGACATCGAGCATCCCGCCCTCAAGCACTGGCTGCTGAGTAGCGTGTAGCTCCCGTTTGTGCGTAATTCCTGTGGAGGAGGCGATAAAGTCTGGGATGGTCTGATCAAGTTCGACCTCAGGTAGAGCGCCCCATCCGGTAAAGAGAAATGAGACCCACTCTGAACGGGCTCCAACGACCCCAATTGGGCCTGAATCACGCAGCCAGGCACGGTTGTATGCGGCACGGTGAATAGTTATATCGCCCGTTATCTGTTGACGACTGAGGCGCTCCCGTAGATCTCTCTCAAGCTCCTCGTTAAGGCACAGGATCTCAACCCGCTCTACTTTCGAAACATGCCGGATAAATTCGCAGTAAGCCCACCGTACGGCGTCTAGCTTTCCTGGGTAGTCAGATTCTAGATAGGGCCACGCTATCCATGTGGCGCGGTGCTGCTCCCATTCGGCGGGCATTCTTTGC
The DNA window shown above is from Pseudomonadota bacterium and carries:
- a CDS encoding agmatine deiminase family protein, whose product is MKMQRMPAEWEQHRATWIAWPYLESDYPGKLDAVRWAYCEFIRHVSKVERVEILCLNEELERDLRERLSRQQITGDITIHRAAYNRAWLRDSGPIGVVGARSEWVSFLFTGWGALPEVELDQTIPDFIASSTGITHKRELHATQQPVLEGGMLDVSGDGLILVTEECLLSSDQERNAGFSKGDYEEIFREYLGCSSTIWLPWGVVGDDTHGHIDNVARFVAPRTVVVASADRSDTAQYERLQQNIEAIKKFRTPSGERLTIVELPFPEPRYCDGLRLSAGYLNFYFANGLVLMPTYNDKQDRVALGILSELLPDRTVIGINCTDWILGGGSLHCSTQQEPEWGESITI